The following are encoded together in the Pyxidicoccus xibeiensis genome:
- a CDS encoding SH3 domain-containing protein produces the protein MKQMTRRLSLWSACLLALGSTPAWAQQPPSTGPLFIQGSEVNLRDKPATTAKVVGKVAIATACQHVKDAPRQWVRIKCGDVEGFTLKSLVGAQQPTAEALLAQAQDTTLDLRVRLDAATRAATLAPDNEQALKLLSERFFDVSFDQLAKDRETRRRKGGYRETIKVLRKVLFDLPVVKRETGQAGIVRELEKIEFDWHRIEFRDGAFVSAMYRGEALVVHAGYFGSLHWTEIDDADEDFLVSIVSRGSSQVSEVLKRALRQGAREATPDAGKYSEVHQESPDMPALSLEALQLYQSLPDRWYQLSQRPSGKRFLNVGCGLKGAELRVDLYRRASIWWHKVMGPGESNDEVWRVVDISKTATGFQFQLRVLGGFQKTLTLTWPTAEANVAVWELNPHGTPASYLAANRKHRFEVDDTSCSEGP, from the coding sequence ATGAAGCAGATGACCCGCCGGCTCTCCCTCTGGTCTGCCTGCCTGCTGGCCCTGGGCTCCACGCCGGCGTGGGCCCAGCAGCCCCCATCCACCGGCCCCCTGTTCATCCAGGGCTCCGAGGTGAACCTGCGCGACAAGCCCGCCACCACCGCGAAGGTGGTGGGCAAGGTCGCCATCGCCACCGCGTGCCAGCACGTGAAGGACGCACCCAGGCAGTGGGTGCGCATCAAGTGCGGTGACGTGGAGGGCTTCACGCTCAAGTCGCTCGTCGGCGCACAGCAGCCCACGGCCGAGGCGCTCCTGGCCCAGGCGCAGGACACCACCCTGGACCTCCGGGTGCGCCTGGACGCCGCCACGCGCGCGGCGACGCTCGCTCCGGACAACGAGCAGGCGCTGAAGCTGCTCTCGGAGCGCTTCTTCGACGTCAGCTTCGACCAGCTCGCCAAGGACCGGGAGACGCGCCGGAGGAAGGGCGGCTACCGCGAGACCATCAAGGTGCTGCGCAAGGTCCTCTTCGACCTCCCCGTCGTGAAACGCGAGACGGGCCAGGCAGGCATCGTCCGAGAGCTGGAGAAGATTGAGTTCGACTGGCACCGCATCGAGTTTCGCGACGGTGCCTTCGTCAGCGCCATGTACCGGGGCGAGGCGCTCGTCGTCCATGCCGGCTACTTCGGCTCCCTGCACTGGACGGAGATTGACGATGCTGACGAGGATTTCCTCGTCAGCATCGTGTCGCGCGGCAGCTCCCAGGTCTCCGAGGTGCTGAAGCGCGCGCTGCGGCAGGGCGCGCGCGAGGCCACACCGGATGCTGGCAAGTATTCCGAGGTGCATCAGGAGTCCCCCGACATGCCGGCGCTGAGCCTGGAAGCCCTCCAGCTCTATCAGTCGCTGCCCGACCGCTGGTACCAGCTGTCGCAGCGGCCCTCGGGCAAGCGCTTCCTCAATGTCGGCTGCGGACTCAAGGGCGCCGAGCTCCGCGTGGACCTGTACCGCCGGGCGAGCATCTGGTGGCACAAGGTCATGGGGCCGGGGGAGTCCAACGACGAGGTGTGGCGGGTCGTCGATATCTCGAAGACCGCCACCGGCTTCCAATTCCAGCTGCGAGTCCTGGGGGGATTCCAGAAGACGCTGACGCTCACGTGGCCCACGGCCGAGGCCAACGTGGCTGTCTGGGAACTGAATCCCCACGGCACACCCGCGAGCTACCTCGCCGCGAACAGGAAGCACCGATTCGAGGTCGACGACACCTCGTGCAGTGAAGGCCCGTAG
- a CDS encoding LysM peptidoglycan-binding domain-containing protein → MNLRHRLRDGLREYVILEMQDPVPEAHELMNVGRGWSLESRLLQWAREDRNLRVLRDLVYSHGHLTARPFTSLSAEEVARQAGALFSFGLLRLARVPLPERTVAPHFGEVPEVAPPVVDTEPLWLRLQVVDDVTDVPISGIQLRIQLGDESEQQATTDSEGRIDLKDVPQGAANVLSVLDGATLDNTLALVRTGGPWSQQKPSKAGSKGKQSSSTRVLARIAEHQVSDGETLESVAQMYGLTADALAKFNWGTPDPEQIQHYLLLEVGCTRKDKQGRYVFSSEDVPGILRIPRPVAVPRMAVEQSHILRVKRVPEQRPYLFSL, encoded by the coding sequence ATGAATCTTCGTCATCGTTTGCGAGATGGCCTGCGCGAGTACGTGATTCTCGAAATGCAGGACCCGGTTCCCGAGGCCCATGAGCTCATGAATGTGGGGCGGGGGTGGTCGCTCGAGAGCCGCCTGCTCCAGTGGGCCCGGGAGGACCGGAACCTGCGCGTGTTGCGGGACCTGGTCTACTCGCATGGTCATCTCACCGCGCGGCCCTTCACGTCGCTGAGCGCGGAGGAGGTCGCCAGGCAGGCGGGCGCGCTGTTCTCGTTCGGCCTCCTCCGGCTGGCCCGCGTGCCGCTGCCGGAGCGGACCGTTGCGCCGCACTTCGGGGAGGTGCCCGAGGTGGCGCCGCCCGTCGTGGACACGGAGCCGCTGTGGCTGCGGCTGCAGGTGGTGGACGACGTCACGGACGTGCCCATCTCCGGCATCCAGCTGCGCATCCAGCTCGGGGACGAGTCCGAGCAGCAGGCCACCACGGACTCGGAGGGCCGCATCGACCTGAAGGACGTGCCCCAGGGCGCGGCCAACGTGCTGTCCGTGCTGGACGGCGCCACGCTGGACAACACGCTGGCGCTGGTGCGGACGGGGGGCCCCTGGTCGCAGCAGAAGCCCTCGAAGGCGGGCAGCAAGGGCAAGCAGTCCTCGTCCACGCGCGTGCTGGCACGCATCGCCGAGCACCAGGTCTCCGATGGCGAGACGCTGGAGAGCGTCGCGCAGATGTATGGCCTCACCGCGGACGCGCTCGCGAAGTTCAACTGGGGGACCCCGGACCCCGAGCAAATCCAGCACTACCTCCTCCTGGAGGTGGGCTGTACGCGCAAGGACAAGCAGGGCCGGTATGTCTTCTCCAGCGAGGACGTGCCCGGCATCCTCCGCATTCCCCGGCCCGTGGCGGTGCCCCGGATGGCCGTGGAGCAGAGCCACATCCTTCGCGTGAAGCGGGTCCCCGAGCAGCGCCCCTACTTGTTCTCGCTCTAA
- a CDS encoding serine hydrolase domain-containing protein, with protein MRAFIQEHYAKTTLAQRPVEQHLGTYGGLWMNTEGLTLRKVESSSERTVILVARDKLAGDEVRLQVDVEAKAPHGITGVKVQPVASDSGRPLTDEEVAKATQAYVEKLVAAEAFSGTVLIARGDKLVYQGAFGLASRGFQVPNRLDTKFNLGSMNKMFTAVAIAQLVEAGKLSFQDKVGKVLPDYPNKAVAGKVTVHQLLTHTSGLGNFFNARYDAADKSRLRETQDFLPLFVDEPLAFEPGARWSYSNSGFVVLGAIIEKVSGQSYFDYVREHIYKPAGMTHSDCYEIDRDPPNLAVGYTSQGPGGQQSDKREWNNLFLHVVRGGPPGGGYSTVGDLWRFSQALQANKLLGAKTTQLLTTGKVQPRPEHKDDKYAYGFEDAQVQGTRIIGHGGGFPGINSKLDIYLGKGYTVAVMSNYDPPSAGRVAQRIRTLLLR; from the coding sequence ATGCGCGCCTTCATCCAGGAGCACTACGCGAAGACCACCCTGGCCCAGCGCCCCGTCGAGCAGCACCTGGGGACGTACGGGGGACTGTGGATGAACACGGAGGGGCTCACCCTCCGGAAGGTGGAGTCGTCGAGCGAGCGCACGGTCATCCTGGTGGCGCGGGACAAGCTGGCCGGTGACGAGGTCCGGCTGCAGGTGGACGTCGAGGCGAAGGCGCCGCACGGCATCACCGGTGTGAAGGTCCAGCCCGTCGCGAGTGACAGCGGCCGCCCGCTGACCGATGAGGAGGTGGCCAAGGCCACGCAGGCCTACGTCGAGAAGCTGGTCGCGGCGGAGGCCTTCTCGGGGACGGTGCTGATTGCTCGCGGGGACAAGCTCGTCTACCAGGGGGCCTTTGGCCTGGCGAGCCGGGGCTTCCAGGTGCCCAACCGGCTGGACACGAAGTTCAACCTCGGCTCGATGAACAAGATGTTCACCGCGGTGGCCATCGCGCAGCTGGTCGAGGCCGGGAAGCTGTCATTCCAGGACAAGGTGGGGAAGGTGCTGCCGGACTACCCGAACAAGGCGGTCGCCGGGAAGGTGACCGTCCATCAGCTCCTCACCCACACCTCGGGGCTCGGCAACTTCTTCAACGCCAGATACGACGCGGCGGACAAGAGCCGCCTGCGGGAGACCCAGGACTTCCTCCCGCTGTTCGTGGATGAGCCGCTCGCATTCGAACCGGGAGCGCGCTGGAGCTACAGCAACTCCGGGTTCGTCGTGCTGGGAGCCATCATCGAGAAGGTCTCCGGGCAGAGCTACTTCGACTATGTGCGCGAGCACATCTACAAGCCCGCCGGAATGACCCACTCGGACTGCTATGAGATTGACCGCGACCCGCCGAACCTCGCCGTCGGCTACACGAGCCAGGGCCCGGGTGGGCAGCAGAGCGACAAGCGGGAGTGGAACAACCTCTTCCTCCACGTGGTCAGGGGCGGCCCGCCCGGAGGCGGGTACTCGACCGTCGGGGACCTGTGGCGCTTCTCCCAGGCGCTCCAGGCAAACAAGCTGCTCGGCGCCAAGACGACGCAACTGCTGACCACGGGCAAGGTGCAGCCCCGTCCCGAGCACAAGGACGACAAGTATGCCTATGGCTTCGAGGATGCGCAGGTCCAGGGGACCCGCATCATTGGCCATGGCGGTGGCTTCCCGGGCATCAACAGCAAGCTCGATATCTACCTGGGCAAGGGCTACACCGTCGCGGTGATGTCGAACTACGACCCGCCGTCCGCCGGGCGCGTCGCCCAGCGAATCCGCACGCTGCTCCTACGGTGA
- a CDS encoding zinc metalloprotease, which translates to MNRICLLALYAVLWAGCGSSNEEAPRLSQNFTRLTDETWYGAYTMLREEWEDSFWSETSPGCVSFSSSETSYRDMLLHDIVSDDTGARFAASRKRTSRSVYKRTSLCDGCTDTTTDIGLASGSGVVEADIDVGIDFDEGVSVLMVTPWDTILEQSSHTTTYESTCSGPEEQGMSGEADIVAAIDEIGYWLPGATPGSYIIYGSRVETSSSGDHHWRDTYTWRFSNKQEVRLVIDAVNLENWRPLATYWDGSGAPPTTGGAHLKLEAILVPLPSSTSAPLPKARKITFKLLKSSSVPGIAMNAPLYNAENSPQDLQFEQARNQALGMVFVNKDRVETAPGSLYEFASAELSSFDSGAYGEVTAEAELEDGTIITARFRDTGDNPMRIPKRAPDSYVAEKWMQDHGAGAAGDFVDEEKLAGGAGDGHFGDGLTMYEEYRGFFANNIWFDTRPAEVDLMVLNDTSESLKADIDSGIQRFATASGLKVHSAFTRQDLETPMDHTDYDATKRVINLNTLEEGGRHKVDQHAVVLRLSSNALSPISQTYGGPSSPKNISQIELSRRATGDKLVWTVAHELGHAVNIPHHGEGGIRDAYWALRPDGSFHETADSTTTTGVPVILKLEATGQVFSSSVSTEVTLSTKLQGLASGDETCFMRYPIATGIERASEPGVRYYILSPEPYGVTLCLDGMGKDFNSNRTYPDGSPRPSRHGNAAAGRGNCMHRTCINDFHAHPSGGTP; encoded by the coding sequence ATGAATCGAATTTGTCTACTGGCGCTGTACGCGGTGCTCTGGGCTGGATGTGGCTCTTCGAATGAGGAAGCACCACGGCTCTCGCAGAATTTCACGCGACTCACGGACGAGACCTGGTACGGGGCGTACACCATGCTCCGTGAGGAGTGGGAGGACTCGTTCTGGTCAGAAACATCCCCGGGATGTGTCTCGTTCTCATCGTCGGAGACGAGCTACCGCGACATGCTTCTGCATGACATCGTCTCGGACGACACAGGCGCCCGCTTCGCGGCGTCGCGAAAGAGGACCTCCAGGTCGGTCTACAAACGCACCAGCTTGTGCGACGGCTGCACTGACACGACAACCGATATCGGATTGGCCTCCGGCTCCGGGGTCGTCGAGGCGGATATCGACGTTGGGATTGATTTCGACGAGGGTGTCTCCGTCCTCATGGTCACCCCATGGGATACCATCCTGGAGCAGTCGTCCCACACCACCACCTACGAGAGTACTTGTTCGGGGCCTGAGGAGCAGGGCATGTCGGGGGAGGCGGACATCGTCGCCGCAATCGATGAGATAGGTTACTGGCTGCCCGGAGCGACCCCTGGGAGCTACATCATCTATGGCTCACGGGTCGAGACCAGCTCCAGTGGCGATCATCATTGGCGGGACACCTATACCTGGCGCTTCAGCAACAAGCAGGAGGTCCGGCTGGTCATCGATGCCGTCAACCTCGAGAACTGGAGGCCCCTGGCGACCTACTGGGATGGCTCGGGTGCTCCGCCCACCACCGGGGGAGCCCACCTGAAGCTTGAGGCAATCCTGGTTCCCCTGCCGAGCTCCACTTCTGCGCCCCTGCCCAAGGCGAGGAAGATTACCTTCAAGCTCCTGAAATCCTCTTCCGTGCCCGGCATCGCCATGAATGCCCCGCTGTACAACGCCGAGAACAGCCCGCAAGACCTGCAGTTCGAGCAGGCACGGAACCAGGCGCTGGGCATGGTGTTCGTCAACAAGGACCGGGTGGAGACCGCTCCGGGAAGCCTGTACGAGTTCGCGAGCGCGGAGCTCTCTTCCTTCGACTCCGGTGCGTATGGAGAAGTCACCGCCGAGGCGGAGCTTGAGGATGGCACCATCATCACCGCACGCTTCCGCGACACGGGCGACAACCCCATGCGCATTCCCAAGCGCGCTCCTGACTCCTACGTGGCGGAGAAGTGGATGCAGGACCACGGCGCGGGCGCGGCGGGAGACTTCGTCGACGAGGAAAAGCTCGCGGGAGGTGCGGGGGACGGGCACTTCGGAGACGGGCTGACGATGTACGAGGAGTACAGGGGCTTCTTCGCCAACAATATCTGGTTCGATACGCGCCCCGCCGAAGTGGACCTCATGGTGCTCAACGACACGAGTGAGAGCCTGAAGGCGGACATCGACAGCGGCATCCAGCGCTTCGCGACCGCCTCCGGACTCAAGGTGCACTCCGCGTTCACGCGGCAGGACCTCGAGACCCCCATGGACCACACGGACTACGACGCAACCAAGCGGGTCATCAACCTCAACACGCTTGAGGAAGGTGGCCGTCACAAGGTGGACCAGCACGCCGTCGTGCTGCGGCTCTCCAGCAACGCACTGAGTCCCATATCGCAGACATATGGCGGCCCCAGCAGCCCGAAGAATATCTCTCAGATCGAGCTCTCCCGCAGGGCGACGGGGGACAAGCTGGTGTGGACGGTCGCGCACGAACTGGGGCACGCCGTGAACATCCCGCACCATGGAGAAGGCGGCATCCGGGACGCCTACTGGGCGCTTCGCCCCGATGGCTCCTTCCACGAGACCGCAGACTCGACGACGACGACGGGGGTGCCAGTCATCTTGAAGCTGGAGGCAACAGGGCAGGTCTTCTCCTCCTCCGTGTCCACCGAAGTCACGCTCTCCACGAAGCTGCAGGGCCTCGCCAGTGGCGACGAGACGTGCTTCATGCGCTACCCGATCGCGACTGGCATCGAGCGCGCGTCCGAGCCGGGCGTGCGGTACTACATCTTGTCCCCAGAGCCCTACGGCGTGACCCTGTGCCTGGATGGGATGGGGAAGGACTTCAATTCGAACCGAACCTACCCCGACGGCAGTCCTCGCCCTTCCCGGCATGGGAACGCCGCGGCGGGCCGTGGCAACTGTATGCATCGCACCTGTATCAACGACTTCCACGCACATCCTTCGGGAGGGACGCCATGA
- a CDS encoding tetratricopeptide repeat protein yields MMRRLAGIWIFLLCLGGTLAAAQSPAQAPPEYPRLYVTPKPETLVPGWPLVVDVEIVHAERGDADGARDTVLAPDWHRHLRLDAWQRPRESLRGKPRPPFLGWPFKLTANTSGRLVVSRRGTPADKRVVHFVLSPAETAKILPGVYEIEAELAPRSVEGGGGSWRVKGPYSAQLTVREAPAELTGSVACDAVRAQADYHAALGEPRRAVAVLDEFLVRNAATADTLCWGARGQLAERHGQLREAVEYYRKANRAYRRDYKPTDNPDAIREPPYQLHCMSLLDTLAGRKTGRNEAINPTAEKMLPEKMLGRPRRDTCD; encoded by the coding sequence ATGATGAGGCGATTGGCAGGCATCTGGATTTTTCTGCTGTGCCTCGGGGGGACTCTGGCTGCCGCTCAATCCCCAGCGCAGGCTCCGCCCGAGTACCCTCGGCTCTACGTCACGCCCAAACCGGAGACGCTGGTCCCCGGGTGGCCGCTCGTCGTGGACGTGGAGATCGTCCATGCGGAGCGTGGCGACGCTGACGGCGCGCGAGACACCGTGCTCGCACCGGACTGGCACCGTCATCTTCGCCTGGATGCGTGGCAGCGCCCGAGGGAGTCACTCCGAGGCAAGCCCCGCCCGCCCTTCCTTGGCTGGCCGTTCAAGCTCACGGCGAACACCTCCGGGAGACTGGTGGTGAGCCGTCGAGGAACTCCGGCCGACAAGCGGGTCGTTCACTTCGTGCTGTCCCCAGCCGAGACGGCCAAGATCCTGCCTGGTGTTTATGAGATCGAGGCGGAGTTGGCTCCGCGCAGCGTGGAGGGAGGCGGAGGAAGCTGGCGGGTCAAGGGGCCCTACAGTGCCCAGCTCACGGTGCGCGAGGCGCCTGCGGAGCTGACGGGCTCCGTGGCCTGTGATGCGGTGCGGGCCCAGGCGGACTACCACGCGGCGCTTGGCGAGCCGCGGCGGGCGGTTGCCGTCCTGGATGAATTCCTGGTCAGGAATGCCGCGACGGCGGACACACTGTGCTGGGGCGCGCGCGGCCAGCTTGCCGAGCGGCATGGGCAGCTCCGGGAGGCGGTGGAGTATTATCGGAAGGCCAACCGCGCCTATCGGCGGGACTACAAGCCCACCGACAATCCCGACGCCATTCGGGAGCCGCCCTACCAGCTTCATTGCATGTCGCTGCTGGACACGCTGGCGGGGAGGAAGACCGGGAGGAACGAGGCCATCAATCCAACCGCCGAGAAAATGCTCCCCGAGAAGATGCTCGGCCGGCCACGGCGGGATACGTGCGATTGA
- a CDS encoding DsbA family protein translates to MSKPSVWVSLAVGLVLGFVGGRVSRPADAAGGGAEVRGAPSAAKAPGARQRPPVSPTVYKVPVDGSLAAGAEDALVTLVEFSDYECPFCSRGHVTVKQLQQKYGKKLRVVMKHHPLGNHSRARPAALAALAAGEQGKFWEFHDTLFSNARALKDSDLERYARELGLDVERWKKDLADPRLAERIRQDEALAMKVGATGTPAFYVNGRFINGAVPLEVFTGVVDEELGKAEALVKGGVRPTEVYARVMEKGVERPPAPAAPAAQQELPPQKVDVGNAPARGPANAPVTVVAFSDFECPFCSRAVPTLKTLEEEYAGKLRVAFKHQPLPNHPNAKLAAAASLAAHEQGKFWEFHDLLFANQRQLDRASLEGYAKQLGLNEARFKAALDSGKHDAQVTADASEGARVGASATPTFFINGRPVVGALPIDHFRRIIDDELKKSGVAAR, encoded by the coding sequence GTGTCCAAACCGTCCGTGTGGGTGAGCCTCGCCGTGGGGCTCGTGCTGGGGTTCGTGGGGGGACGGGTGAGCCGTCCCGCAGATGCAGCCGGTGGAGGCGCCGAGGTTCGCGGTGCGCCGTCAGCGGCGAAGGCGCCCGGGGCGCGGCAGCGTCCGCCGGTTTCTCCCACCGTCTACAAGGTGCCGGTGGACGGCTCGCTGGCGGCCGGCGCGGAGGACGCGCTCGTCACGCTGGTGGAGTTCTCCGACTACGAGTGCCCCTTCTGCTCGCGCGGGCACGTCACGGTGAAGCAGCTCCAGCAGAAGTACGGCAAGAAGCTGCGCGTGGTGATGAAGCACCACCCGCTGGGCAACCACTCGCGCGCCCGGCCCGCCGCGCTGGCGGCGCTGGCCGCGGGGGAGCAGGGCAAGTTCTGGGAGTTCCATGACACGCTCTTCTCCAATGCCCGCGCGCTGAAGGACAGCGACCTGGAGCGCTACGCGCGCGAGCTGGGGCTGGACGTGGAGCGGTGGAAGAAGGACCTGGCGGACCCGCGGCTGGCGGAGCGCATCCGCCAGGACGAGGCGCTGGCGATGAAGGTGGGCGCCACCGGGACTCCGGCCTTCTACGTCAACGGCCGCTTCATCAACGGCGCGGTGCCGCTGGAGGTCTTCACGGGCGTGGTGGACGAGGAGCTGGGCAAGGCGGAGGCGCTGGTGAAGGGCGGCGTGCGGCCGACGGAGGTGTATGCGCGCGTCATGGAGAAGGGCGTGGAGCGGCCGCCCGCGCCGGCGGCGCCCGCCGCGCAGCAGGAGCTGCCGCCGCAGAAGGTGGACGTGGGCAACGCGCCGGCGCGCGGCCCGGCGAATGCGCCGGTGACGGTGGTGGCCTTCTCCGACTTCGAGTGCCCGTTCTGCTCGCGCGCGGTGCCGACGCTGAAGACGCTGGAGGAGGAGTACGCCGGCAAGCTGCGCGTGGCCTTCAAGCACCAGCCACTGCCCAACCACCCCAACGCGAAGCTCGCCGCCGCCGCGTCCCTGGCCGCGCACGAGCAGGGCAAGTTCTGGGAGTTCCATGACCTGCTCTTCGCCAACCAGCGGCAGCTGGATAGGGCGTCGCTGGAGGGCTACGCGAAGCAGCTGGGCCTGAACGAGGCGCGCTTCAAGGCGGCGCTGGACTCGGGCAAGCACGACGCGCAGGTGACGGCGGATGCGAGCGAGGGTGCGCGCGTGGGCGCGTCCGCGACGCCGACGTTCTTCATCAACGGCCGGCCCGTGGTGGGCGCGCTGCCCATCGACCACTTCCGCCGCATCATCGACGACGAGCTGAAGAAGTCAGGCGTGGCGGCGCGGTAG
- a CDS encoding RNA polymerase sigma factor codes for MFSHLRSTMELENLLLETFARAFEPRARAAYDGTRPYGHFLMGIARNVLLEQTRNREVSVGLEPFGDPAEVTEDGGGLAQTLEDREVEALVAGFKEGLTTEERRLFELRFGEGLAQETAASQLGLTRIQVRRREHGIKTRLLGFLQARGYLEGLEARGWSFFRRRGDS; via the coding sequence GTGTTCTCCCACCTGCGAAGCACGATGGAGTTGGAGAACCTGCTCCTGGAGACGTTCGCCCGGGCCTTCGAGCCGCGGGCGCGGGCGGCGTACGACGGGACGCGGCCGTACGGGCACTTCCTGATGGGAATCGCCCGCAACGTGCTGCTGGAGCAGACGCGCAACCGGGAGGTGTCGGTGGGGCTGGAGCCCTTCGGGGACCCGGCCGAGGTGACGGAGGACGGCGGCGGGCTGGCGCAGACGCTGGAGGACCGGGAGGTGGAGGCGTTGGTGGCGGGCTTCAAGGAAGGGCTGACCACGGAGGAGCGGCGGCTGTTCGAGCTGCGCTTCGGTGAAGGGCTGGCGCAGGAGACGGCGGCGAGCCAGCTGGGACTCACCCGCATCCAGGTGCGGCGGCGGGAGCACGGCATCAAGACGCGGCTGCTCGGGTTCCTCCAGGCCCGCGGCTACCTGGAAGGGCTGGAGGCGCGGGGCTGGAGCTTCTTCAGACGGCGAGGTGATTCATGA
- a CDS encoding caspase family protein — protein MRLLLRAPHKALWALLLVSATASAATPEGGAAYALIVAHNGGLDRTQAPLRYADDDGARYHELLAPRVREAVLLSVLDAETQVLHPGLAAKTRPPTRAALKETLTRLNARMAEDRARGERPVLYFVFTGHGKRGAAGEGTVSLLDGPFTRTDLFEGVLAPSQASFVHLIVDACDSYYFVHSRGALPVGPAHTEAVKGLLATRELERYPQVGVVLSTSTEQESHEWSAIRSGVFSHLVRSALTGAADVNADGRVEYSELHAFVAAASQGAEDVRGRLAAFVRPPSLDRTASLADLGSRAAVGYLMVPTGTEGRLWVEDSRGLRVAEFHKERERSLVLALPTGRAYFLRRSGREAAFTFARAGAVVDGGGLAWRETALASRGAVQDALRDRLFSVPFGSRFYRGYVASLELPPVTPEEGPDLSP, from the coding sequence ATGAGATTGCTCCTCCGCGCACCCCACAAGGCCCTGTGGGCCCTGCTCCTCGTCTCGGCCACGGCGAGCGCCGCGACGCCTGAAGGTGGCGCGGCCTACGCGCTCATCGTCGCGCACAACGGCGGCCTGGACCGGACCCAGGCCCCGCTGCGCTACGCGGACGATGACGGCGCGCGTTACCACGAGCTGCTGGCCCCCCGCGTGCGCGAGGCGGTGCTGCTGAGCGTGCTGGACGCGGAGACGCAGGTGCTCCACCCGGGGCTGGCCGCGAAGACGCGTCCGCCCACCCGCGCCGCGCTGAAGGAGACCCTCACGCGGCTGAACGCGCGCATGGCGGAGGACCGGGCCCGGGGTGAGCGGCCGGTGCTGTACTTCGTCTTCACCGGCCACGGGAAGCGCGGCGCCGCGGGGGAGGGGACGGTGAGCCTGCTGGACGGGCCCTTCACCCGCACGGACCTCTTCGAGGGCGTGCTCGCGCCCAGCCAGGCCTCGTTCGTCCACCTCATCGTGGACGCGTGTGATTCGTACTACTTCGTGCACTCGCGCGGCGCGCTGCCGGTGGGCCCCGCGCACACGGAGGCCGTGAAGGGCCTGCTGGCCACGCGCGAGCTGGAGCGCTACCCGCAGGTGGGCGTGGTGCTGTCCACCTCCACCGAGCAGGAGAGCCACGAGTGGAGCGCCATCCGCTCGGGTGTCTTCAGCCACCTGGTGCGCTCGGCGCTCACGGGCGCGGCGGACGTCAACGCGGACGGGCGGGTGGAGTACTCGGAGCTGCACGCCTTCGTCGCCGCGGCCAGCCAGGGCGCGGAGGACGTGCGCGGGCGGCTCGCGGCCTTCGTCCGGCCTCCCTCGCTGGACCGCACGGCGTCGCTGGCGGACCTGGGCTCGCGCGCGGCGGTGGGGTACCTGATGGTGCCCACCGGCACGGAAGGCCGGCTGTGGGTGGAGGACTCGCGGGGCCTGCGCGTGGCGGAGTTCCACAAGGAGCGGGAGCGCTCGCTGGTGCTGGCGCTGCCCACGGGCCGGGCCTACTTCCTGCGCAGGAGCGGGCGCGAGGCGGCCTTCACCTTCGCCCGGGCGGGCGCGGTGGTGGACGGCGGCGGGCTCGCGTGGCGTGAAACGGCGCTCGCCTCGCGCGGGGCGGTGCAGGATGCGCTTCGCGACAGGCTGTTCTCGGTGCCCTTCGGCTCGCGCTTCTATCGGGGCTACGTGGCCAGTCTCGAATTGCCTCCGGTGACGCCAGAGGAAGGACCGGACCTGTCGCCATGA